In one window of Drosophila mauritiana strain mau12 chromosome X, ASM438214v1, whole genome shotgun sequence DNA:
- the LOC117147999 gene encoding cytochrome c oxidase copper chaperone: MGNSASQGVAAPSVSAAHPLTTASAATASGEKPKCKACCACPETKRARDACIVENGEENCLALIEAHKKCMRDAGFNI; this comes from the exons ATGGGCAACAGTGCATCTCAGGGAGTTGCAGCTCCAAGTGTTTCGGCGGCCCACCCGTTGACCACCGCATCCGCAGCCACCGCATCCGGCGAGAAGCCCAAGTGCAAGGCATGTTGCGCCTGCCCGGAGACCAAGCGGGCACGTGACGCCTG CATTGTGGAGAACGGCGAGGAGAATTGCTTGGCGCTGATAGAGGCGCACAAGAAGTGCATGCGCGATGCCGGCTTCAATATCTAG
- the LOC117147853 gene encoding lipoamide acyltransferase component of branched-chain alpha-keto acid dehydrogenase complex, mitochondrial, whose translation MATHLLRNGATCWLLRNCISQRATLRRCLHVTSSMDKTVSFNLSDIGEGIREVTVKEWFVKEGDTVEQFDNLCEVQSDKASVTITSRYDGKITKIHHKIDEIALVGKPLLDFDVVNEEEDEAEDSSSSSSTSSDSSASENEEKQSAEASATPTGGRVIIPATPSVRRLAKEHQLDLAKVPATGKNGRVLKGDVLEFLGQVPPGTNVPHPTLLAKTPSAAPTGATSVSVPADRVEVLKGVRKAMLKSMTESLKIPHFAYSDEIDMTQLMQFRNQLQSVAKENGVPKLTFMPFCIKAASIALSKYPIVNSSLDLASESLVFKGAHNISVAIDTPQGLVVPNIKNCQTKTIIEIAKDLNALVERGRTGSLSPADFADGTFSLSNIGVIGGTYTHPCIMAPQVAIGAMGRTKAVPRFNDKDEVVKAYVMSVSWSADHRVIDGVTMASFSNVWKQYLENPALFLLH comes from the exons ATGGCAACACACCTCCTCCGAAACGGCGCTACCTGTTGGCTGCTCAGGAACTGCATTTCCCAACGTGCCACG TTGAGACGCTGCCTGCATGTGACCTCCAGCATGGACAAGACGGTCTCCTTCAACCTCAGCGACATTGGCGAGGGAATCCGCGAGGTGACCGTCAAGGAGTGGTTCGTGAAAGAGGGCGACACCGTGGAGCAGTTCGACAATCTCTGCGAGGTGCAATCGGACAAGGCATCGGTGACCATCACCAGTCGCTATGATGGCAAGATAACTAAGATTCACCACAAAATCGATGAGATTGCGCTGGTCGGCAAGCCTCTGCTCGATTTCGATGTGGTAAATGAAGAGGAAGATGAGGCGGAGGACTCTTCTTCCTCCTCATCCACATCTTCCGATAGTTCAGCCAGCGAAAACGAGGAGAAGCAATCAGCTGAAGCCTCGGCGACGCCCACAGGTGGTCGTGTGATCATACCCGCTACGCCCTCGGTTCGTCGTCTGGCCAAGGAACACCAGTTGGATCTGGCCAAGGTGCCAGCAACGGGAAAGAATGGTCGTGTGCTCAAGGGTGATGTCCTGGAGTTCCTAGGCCAAGTTCCTCCGGGTACCAACGTTCCACATCCCACACTATTGGCGAAAACGCCCAGTGCTGCTCCCACTGGAGCAACGAGTGTTTCTGTGCCCGCTGATCGCGTCGAAGTGCTCAAGGGAGTGCGCAAGGCCATGCTTAAATCGATGACGGAATCCCTG AAAATCCCCCATTTTGCTTACAGCGACGAAATCGACATGACCCAGTTGATGCAATTCCGTAACCAACTGCAGTCGGTGGCCAAAGAGAACGGCGTGCCCAAGCTCACGTTCATGCCGTTCTGCATCAAGGCTGCCAGCATTGCGTTGTCCAAATATCCAATTGTTAACAGTTCCCTGGATTTGGCCAGCGAATCTCTGGTCTTCAAGGGTGCCCACAACATAAGCGTTGCCATCGATACACCACAGGGTCTCGTGGTGCCGAATATTAAGAACTGCCAGACAAAGACTATTATCGAGATTGCCAAGGATCTGAATGCACTGGTGGAGCGCGGTAGGACTGGCTCCCTGTCTCCGGCAGACTTCGCCGATGGCACCTTCTCGCTTTCCAACATAGGAGTG ATTGGCGGTACCTACACACATCCGTGTATAATGGCGCCCCAGGTGGCCATCGGTGCTATGGGTAGGACCAAGGCGGTGCCGCGTTTCAACGACAAGGATGAGGTGGTCAAGGCGTACGTGATGAGCGTTAGCTGGTCCGCCGACCATCGCGTCATCGACGGCGTGACCATGGCCAGCTTCTCCAACGTCTGGAAGCAGTATCTAGAGAATCCTGCCCTCTTCCTACTGCACTAG
- the LOC117147398 gene encoding lipid storage droplets surface-binding protein 2 isoform X2 yields MASAEQKHATGNGTTGNGTAINDVDQPKDAKDLLPHLESLERIIKLPVVNAAWDKSQDVYGKVKGKNRVFEWALTAAEDCVTRAVTTAAPFVTKLDRPIAYVDQTLVKGIDKLEVKAPIIKDTPQEIYNQAKSKVIDVVQPHLERVVKFKAAGQQKAASLKDLAWQKANEVLATQYGSLAVNGVDTTTALAERLLEYYFPKCESDVEEDNDDKQNAVVQNGKSSENDIIVVGESYDRDHDQEIDDRFLVAASTVFLSMSLKIITEIVEYVRRNPEIVGIIDRELNKFMCQFPPARIQSYTQYRRLDGYPTRSRVASIEMSPDRSSRSRRATSTTI; encoded by the exons ATGGCCAGCGCAGAGCAGAAACACGCCACCGGGAACGGAACAACTGGCAATGGAACGGCGATAAACGATGTGGACCAGCCCAAGGATGCCAAGGACCTTCTGCCGCACCTTGAATCCCTCGAGAGGATCATCAAATTGCCCGTGGTAAATGCGGCATGGGACAAGTCCCAGGATGTCTATGGCAAAGTAAAAG GCAAAAATCGTGTCTTCGAATGGGCTTTAACGGCGGCCGAGGATTGTGTGACACGCGCGGTGACAACGGCGGCTCCCTTCGTCACCAAACTGGACCGACCCATCGCCTATGTGGACCAGACCCTGGTCAAGGGCATCGATAAGCTGGAGGTAAAGGCCCCTATCATCAAGGACACACCCCAGGAGATCTACAACCAGGCCAAGAGCAAGGTGATCGATGTGGTGCAGCCCCATTTGGAGCGCGTCGTCAAGTTCAAGGCAGCTGGCCAGCAGAAGGCCGCCTCGCTGAAGGATCTCGCCTGGCAGAAGGCCAACGAGGTGCTGGCCACCCAGTACGGCAGTCTGGCTGTCAACGGAGTGGACACCACCACGGCGCTGGCCGAGCGCCTCCTGGAATACTACTTCCCCAAGTGCGAGTCGGATGTGGAGGAAGATAATG ATGATAAACAAAATGCCGTCGTGCAGAATGGCAAGAGTTCTGAAAATGACA TTATTGTTGTTGGGGAGAGCTACGACCGGGATCACGATCAAGAGATTGATGATAGATTCTTAGTGGCCGCCTCGACGGTATTTCTGTCCATGTCCCTGAAAATCATAACCGAAATTGTTGAGTACGTTAGAAGAAATCCAGAGATTGTAGGCATTATCGATAGGGAACTCAACAAGTTTATG TGCCAGTTCCCGCCAGCGAGGATCCAGTCCTACACACAGTACAGACGGTTGGACG
- the LOC117147997 gene encoding microsomal glutathione S-transferase 1 isoform X1, producing the protein MSAAASNSSKMMTSPGDMFTLENPVFCCYLFWSTVLVVKMLLMSLLTAVQRFRYKLLAIVPLALRRRIFPNQEDLFFKNLEVQFDDPHVERVRRAHRNDMENILPYFIMSLIYISTNPNADVACILFRVASVARIIHTLVYAVYPVPQPSRILAFATMLLITFYMAAVVALRTLSFI; encoded by the exons ATGTCGGCCGCAGCTAGTAATTCCAGCAAGATGATGACATCGCCCGGCGATATGTTTACCCTGGAGAATCCTGTCTTTTGCTGCTATCTTTTTTGGTCCACAGTCCTGGTGGTGAAGATGCTGCTCATGTCGCTGCTAACGGCCGTCCAGCGTTTCCGGTACAAG CTGCTGGCGATCGTACCGTTGGCACTGCGGCGCAGG ATCTTTCCCAACCAGGAGGATCTGTTCTTCAAGAATCTCGAAGTGCAATTCGATGATCCGCATGTGGAGCGGGTCAGAAG GGCCCATCGCAATGACATGGAGAACATTCTGCCGTACTTTATCATGTCCTTGATTTATATCAGTACCAATCCGAATGCCGATGTGGCCTGCATACTGTTCCGAGTGGCCTCCGTGGCCAGGATCATACACACTCTGGTTTACGCCGTTTATCCGGTGCCGCAGCCATCGAGGATTCTGGCCTTCGCCACAATGCTCCTGATCACCTTCTACATGGCCGCCGTGGTCGCCCTGCGCACCCTAAGCTTTATCTGA
- the LOC117147998 gene encoding microsomal glutathione S-transferase 1 — MDNGPTDATPTAAAFRLILLSKSNPVMGCYMFWTSLLVLKMLVMSLLTARQRMKTKTYANPEDLRLSRSPEVRFGDPNVERVRRAHRNDLENILPFLLMSLAYVASGPNPLTARLLIRIGASARLLHTVVYAIIPVPQPARALAFFTTFAITCFEAGYVLVCCIKYI; from the exons ATGGACAACGGACCGACtgatgccacgcccactgccgCCGCCTTCCGGCTGATTCTGCTTAGCAAATCGAATCCCGTGATGGGCTGCTACATGTTCTGGACCAGTTTGCTCGTGCTGAAGATGCTCGTTATGTCGCTACTGACCGCCCGCCAGCGAATGAAGACCAAGACCTATGCCAACCCAGAGGACTTACGCCTCAGTCGGAGTCCGGAGGTTCGATTCGGAGATCCCAATGTGGAGCGAGTGCGTCG TGCCCATCGCAATGACCTAGAAAACATTCTGCCCTTTCTTCTGATGTCGCTGGCCTATGTGGCCAGCGGACCGAATCCCCTGACCGCCCGTCTGCTCATCCGGATCGGTGCAAGTGCCCGGCTGCTCCACACGGTGGTCTACGCCATCATCCCGGTTCCGCAGCCAGCAAGAGCCCTGGCCTTCTTCACCACCTTCGCCATCACCTGCTTCGAGGCGGGCTACGTGCTCGTCTGCTGTATCAAGTACATTTAG
- the LOC117147854 gene encoding translation machinery-associated protein 16 homolog: MTNLRKELEKCKHPNSRKTKALGKKARRQNNKHKVRLGHAIKSNITGEKLSWFLGQIDEGRTEPLTPQELEDLIELYFTRFDEELEQINLKQSIGKHRANQHAARKDVITMTLEKERNEFRTGGLELMNLCDPLKLKMLRDWDGSALSVQHLKLDLVSHNMLQRLKEQSEKKETSEQMET; encoded by the exons ATG ACGAATCTGCGCAAGGAACTGGAGAAATGCAAGCACCCCAACAGCAGGAAAACCAAGGCGCTGGGCAAGAAGGCACGTCGCCAAAACAACAAGCACAAGGTCCGTTTGGGTCATGCCATCAAAAGCAACATCACCGGCGAAAAGTTGAGCTGGTTTCTCGGCCAAATCGATGAGGGACGCACTGAACCGCTGACGCcgcaggagctggaggatctGATTGAGCTCTATTTCACGAGATTCGacgaggagctggagcagaTCAACCTAAAGCAGTCGATTGGCAAACATCGGGCCAATCAGCATGCCGCCCGCAAGGATGTGATCACCATGACGCTGGAGAAGGAGCGCAACGAATTTCGCACTGGCGGTCTGGAGCTGATGAACCTCTGCGATCCACTCAAGCTGAAAATGCTGCGTGATTGGGACGGGAGTGCGCTCAGTGTGCAGCACCTGAAACTCGATCTGGTCTCCCATAACATGCTGCAGCGGCTGAAGGAGCAGTCTGAGAAAAAAGAAACCAGCGAGCAGATggaaacataa
- the LOC117147997 gene encoding microsomal glutathione S-transferase 1 isoform X2: MSAAASNSSKMMTSPGDMFTLENPVFCCYLFWSTVLVVKMLLMSLLTAVQRFRYKIFPNQEDLFFKNLEVQFDDPHVERVRRAHRNDMENILPYFIMSLIYISTNPNADVACILFRVASVARIIHTLVYAVYPVPQPSRILAFATMLLITFYMAAVVALRTLSFI; this comes from the exons ATGTCGGCCGCAGCTAGTAATTCCAGCAAGATGATGACATCGCCCGGCGATATGTTTACCCTGGAGAATCCTGTCTTTTGCTGCTATCTTTTTTGGTCCACAGTCCTGGTGGTGAAGATGCTGCTCATGTCGCTGCTAACGGCCGTCCAGCGTTTCCGGTACAAG ATCTTTCCCAACCAGGAGGATCTGTTCTTCAAGAATCTCGAAGTGCAATTCGATGATCCGCATGTGGAGCGGGTCAGAAG GGCCCATCGCAATGACATGGAGAACATTCTGCCGTACTTTATCATGTCCTTGATTTATATCAGTACCAATCCGAATGCCGATGTGGCCTGCATACTGTTCCGAGTGGCCTCCGTGGCCAGGATCATACACACTCTGGTTTACGCCGTTTATCCGGTGCCGCAGCCATCGAGGATTCTGGCCTTCGCCACAATGCTCCTGATCACCTTCTACATGGCCGCCGTGGTCGCCCTGCGCACCCTAAGCTTTATCTGA